A DNA window from Enoplosus armatus isolate fEnoArm2 chromosome 9, fEnoArm2.hap1, whole genome shotgun sequence contains the following coding sequences:
- the rnf41l gene encoding RING finger protein 151, which yields MGYDLERFVGYVNEGLLCCVCRDVLERPLQAPCEHAYCSACISSWLVHHHSCPEDRLPLDVGSLKPLFRYMRNDLTRLQIRCVNAGQGCEVVCCLESLHTHEDECEFAFISCSNTGCPVQVERRGLEAHLSECNFRSRECPNGCGHTLLSIDQSQHNCVAELRTEVEMLRAEMLCKVEEVRREMESRLDSQRRHMVQKESQLKNEVEELKGQLSRVMCDMRALLGAERLRRQELAEAELEKRELLELLRDLQPTRSQHPAEQTARDQHQGDQPTPRWELHTETTRHQQREASLHASSLSLHSAQAINMSGPPPSPQLGEGTRKGGTRSLTLDCIKRKSREVTVI from the exons ATGGGCTATGATCTGGAGAGATTTGTGGGATATGTGAATGAGGGtcttctgtgctgtgtgtgtcgAGACGTGTTGGAGCGCCCCCTCCAGGCGCCCTGTGAACATGCCTACTGCAGCGCCTGCATCAGCAGCTGGCTGGTCCATCACCACTCCTGTCCTGAGGACAGACTGCCACTGGATGTGGGCAGCCTCAAACCACTGTTCAG GTACATGCGTAACGACCTGACCCGTCTGCAGATACGTTGTGTGAATGCAGGGCAGGGCTGTGAGGTGGTCTGCTGCCTGGAGAGCCTGCACACACATGAGGATGAGTGCGAGTTTGCCTTCATATCCTGCTCTAACACAG GTTGTCCTGTGCAGGTAGAGAGGCGGGGTTTGGAGGCTCACTTGTCCGAATGTAACTTTCGCAGCAGGGAGTGTCCCAACGGCTGCGGCCATACGCTTCTCTCCATTGACCAATCACAGCATAACTGTGTTGCAGAGCTGCGCACCGAGGTGGAGATGCTCAG GGCAGAGATGCTGTgcaaggtggaggaggtgagacGAGAGATGGAGTCTCGGTTGGACTCTCAAAGGAGACACATGGTGCAGAAAGAATCGCAGCTGAAGAACGAGGTGGAGGAGCTCAAG GGTCAGTTGTCCCGTGTGATGTGCGACATGCGAGCCCTGTTGGGAGCAGAGCGTCTGAGAAGACAGGAGCTGGCGGAagcagagctggagaagaggGAACTGTTGGAGCTTCTCAGAGACCTGCAGCCAACCAGGAGTCAGCATCCTGCCGAACAGACAGCCAGAGACCAGCATCAGGGAGACCAGCCGACACCTAGATGGGAACTACACACCGAGACGACAAGAcaccagcagagggaggcaTCTTTGCATGCTTCCAGTCTATCGCTGCATTCAGCTCAGGCCATAAATATGTCAGGTCCACCTCCATCACCTCAGCTGGGAGAGGGGACGCGCAAGGGTGGTACCAGGAGCCTGACGCTAGACTGTATCAAGAGGAAGAGCCGGGAGGTGACGGTCATCTGA
- the rad54b gene encoding DNA repair and recombination protein RAD54B, giving the protein MRRSGAPSQLLGNAVKKPRFMPPGASTSCPVAESKPLAPKLGLGNALEKVQRSLTAPAQNKTEYEVPPKASQPAPAWSKALARVLGATESKENEAEMGHPNAGSEEFTEDNRPEGVNGYPQLSPGSSQTPKPTVGSACVSGAVGSDSGCSQDGVRYLSVMWCKASKKKHKRWEGDAVLITRGRTATLKDMEGKDIAKGSGYKVSVLASLSEGETLMIGGKEVEVMGVISAEDFARGRCFQEVQVEKEGPHAKSAPPPSRRLGSKPFCPPTMLGRADHPGSKPEEEQTCRPRHDPLATGALVMPRPSPNHQWSNNKSGLPVVDVVVDPYLTTHLRPHQRDGLLFLYECVMGMRAVGRYGAILADEMGLGKTLQSVALSWTLLKQGAYGGKPVAKRVLVVTPGSLVQNWGAEFNKWLGRERISVFTVDQDHRIEQFVLSPLHSVLVISYEMLLRCLEQVQKVEFGLVICDEGHRLKNSSIKTSSALSSLSCNRRVILTGTPVQNDLQEFYAIIEFVNPGILGSSTAYRKVYEEPILRSRQPSCTEEERALGEERAAELSRLTGMFILRRTQEIINRYLPPRLDWTLFCDPSPLQRELYKHLLCHRVFRACLQGSTQTHTHLACITALKKLCNHPGLLHSTVKERTDRGSVETSLYEGLVELFPESYSSGGFNTADSGKLLVLSNLLTAIRQLSPSDRVVVVSNYTKTLDLLQDLCTHMGYTFCRLDGRTPTNQRQRLVDSFNSPYSQNFLFLLSSKAGGVGLNLVGASHLVLYDIDWNPANDIQAMARVWRDGQKKTVHIYRLLTAGTIEERIFQRQVSKQGLSGTVVDLGKGAEHTSFSTSELRDLFSLTDTPSLTHDLLNCSCSMDGSVQIVLEEEEQVSGRPCQLGRQGERGGAAQKHLSMSELMQWRHFSGDTHTFSDPYLDHARNHITFAFQTTISHTAQ; this is encoded by the exons ATGCGGCGCTCAGGAGCTCCCAGCCAGCTCTTGGGTAATGCAGTGAAAAAGCCTCGTTTTATGCCTCCTGGAGCATCTACTTCATGTCCCGTGGCTGAATCCAAGCCCCTTGCCCCTAAACTTGGTTTGGGCAATGCACTGGAAAAG GTCCAGAGAAGTCTAACAGCACCAGCTCAGAATAAAACAGAGTATGAAGTCCCGCCCAAAGCTTCCCAGCCTGCTCCAGCCTGGTCAAAGGCTTTGGCTCGTGTTCTCGGTGCAACAGAAAGTAAGGAAAATGAAGCTGAGATGGGGCATCCTAACGCTGGCTCGGAAGAGTTCACAGAAGACAACAGACCAGAAG GAGTTAACGGTTACCCTCAGTTGAGTCCTGGGTCTTCTCAAACCCCTAAGCCTACAGTGGGGTCAGCCTGTGTTTCTGGAGCTGTAGGCTCAGACTCTGGCTGCAGTCAGGATGGAGTGCGTTACCTCAGCGTGATGTGGTGCAAGGCCAGTAAGAAGAAACACAAGCGCTGGGAGGGCGATGCAGTCCTGATTACAAGAGGACGCACAGCCACACTCAAAGATATGGAGGGCAAGGACATTGCCAAGG gaagtGGCTACAAGGTGTCTGTGCTGGCTTCCCTGTCTGAGGGAGAGACTCTGATGATTGgagggaaggaggtggaggtgatGGGGGTAATTTCTGCTGAGGACTTCGCCAGGGGACGTTGTTTCCAAGAGGTCCAAGTAGAGAAAGAGGGGCCACACGCAAAGTCAGCTCCGCCTCCCTCTCGTCGCTTGGGGTCCAAGCCTTTCTGCCCCCCAACAATGTTGGGGAGAGCAGATCATCCAGGATCCAAACCAGAGGAGGAACAAACCTGCAGACCGCGGCATGACCCACTGGCTACAG GTGCACTGGTGATGCCTCGTCCCTCTCCGAACCACCAGTGGTCTAATAACAAGTCGGGGCTTCCTGTGGTTGACGTTGTTGTTGACCCGTACCTGACCACTCACCTGCGACCCCACCAGAGGGACGGCCTGCTCTTTCTCTATGAGTGTGTCATGGGCATGAG AGCTGTGGGCCGCTATGGGGCTATCCTGGCTGACGAGATGGGTCTGGGGAAGACCCTCCAGAGCGTGGCGCTGTCCTGGACGCTGCTTAAACAAGGAGCGTACGGTGGGAAACCAGTCGCTAAGCGTGTCCTTGTGGTCACCCCAGGCAGCCTCGTGCAGAACTGGGGTGCAGAGTTTAACAAGTGGCTGGGCCGTGAGAGGATCAGCGTTTTCACTGTGGATCAG GACCACAGGATAGAGCAGTTTGTGTTATCCCCCCTGCACAGCGTTCTTGTGATCAGCTATGAAATGCTGCTGCGCTGCCTGGAGCAG gtCCAAAAAGTGGAGTTTGGTCTTGTGATTTGTGACGAGGGCCACAGATTAAAGAACAGCAGCATCAAAACGTCCTCAGCCCTCAGCAGCCTGAGCTGTAACCGCAGGGTCATACTAACAG GCACCCCAGTACAGAATGACCTGCAGGAGTTCTATGCTATCATAGAGTTTGTTAACCCAGGGATTCTCGGGTCGTCCACTGCATATAGGAAAGTGTATGAGGAGCCCATTCTACGCTCCAGACAGCCTTCCTGCACAGAG gaggagagagctTTGGGAGAAGAGCGAGCAGCGGAGCTCTCTCGCCTGACTGGCATGTTCATCCTCAGACGGACGCAGGAGATCATCAACCGCTATCTGCCTCCTCGTCTCGACTGGACGTTGTTCTGCGACCCGTCCCCTCTGCAGCGAGAGCTGTACAAGCACCTCCTCTGCCATCGAGTCTTCAGAGCCTGCCTTCAAGGCTCCAcgcaaactcacacacacctggcctGCATCACTGCCCTGAAGAAGCTCTGTAACCACCCTGGTCTGCTCCACTCCACTGTCAAG GAAAGAACAGACCGTGGTTCAGTGGAGACATCTTTATACGAGGGCCTGGTGGAGCTCTTCCCAGAATCCTACTCTTCAGGTGGATTCAACACTGCTGACTCTGGAAAACTCCTGGTTCTGTCGAACCTGCTGACCGCCATCAGACAACTCAGCCCttcagacag GGTGGTTGTAGTGTCCAACTATACTAAGACACTTGACTTGCTCCAGgacttgtgcacacacatggGCTACACCTTCTGCCGACTTGACGGACGGACCCCCACTAACCAGAGACAACGGCTGGTTGACAGTTTTAACAGTCCCTACTCTCagaacttcctgtttctgctgagCTCCAAAGCAGGTGGGGTGGGGCTTAATCTGGTGGGTGCTTCCCACCTGGTGCTGTATGATATTGACTGGAACCCTGCCAATGACATTCAg GCCATGGCTCGAGTGTGGAGAGATGGACAGAAGAAGACTGTGCACATCTATCGTCTCCTTACTGCAG GCACTATTGAGGAACGTATATTCCAGAGGCAGGTGTCCAAACAGGGGCTCTCTGGGACGGTGGTTGACCTGGGCAAAGGGGCAGAGCACACCAGCTTCAGCACCAGTGAACTGCGAGATCTTTTCAGCCTGACGGACACGCCCTCTCTGACACACGACCTGttgaactgcagctgcagcatggACGGTTCAGTCCAGA TTGTcttagaggaagaggagcaggtcTCTGGTAGGCCATGCCAGCTCGGTCGTCAGGGTGAGCGCGGGGGAGCGGCGCAGAAGCATCTCAGCATGTCCGAGCTGATGCAGTGGAGACATTTCTctggtgacacacacaccttctcagACCCCTACCTCGATCACGCACGAAACCACATCACCTTCGCCTTCCAGACCACCATCTCTCACACAGctcagtaa
- the LOC139290323 gene encoding fibrinogen silencer-binding protein translates to MASSSVFLSSMVGKARSSNFTLSEKLDLLKLVRPHIRILEEHTNKHAVIVDKNKCWDTVAEQYNALGGDRPHRTAQGLRTLYKRLKESAKQEVMQRRHAQPEYRASISEPTRRIMEMIPHLFHHVPIHEKDQALRRLIYSKHNSPIEHPGSSSSLAGLQDYSAAVPSIPHEVVQLDPEEDVKPPPDLPILSSHTGPGLDGGQEQEGEQDLGSVHDYEASLSPTPSSVNIPLSTSPLPLRHDLYPNDIYPHHEPDRFRPLQLAKEEHELVLANHRKVAMYLEEKREGLKRKQDLEEELLKAKIKVEKLRAARLRHGLPIPL, encoded by the exons ATGGCGTCCAGCTCCGTGTTTCTGTCCAGTATGGTGGGTAAAGCTCGCTCCTCCAACTTCACCCTCTCTGAGAAGCTGGACCTGTTGAAGCTGGTGCGTCCTCACATCCGCATTCTGGAGGAGCACACCAACAAGCATGCGGTCATCGTGGACAAGAACAAGTGCTGGGACACTGTGGCTGAGCAGTACAACGCCTTGGGAGGGGACAGACCCCACCGCACCGCTCAGGGCCTCAGGACCCTCTACAAGAGGCTGAAGGAGTCGGCCAAGCAGGAAGTGATGCAGCGGAGACACGCCCAGCCAGAGTACAGAGCGAGCATCTCCGAGCCAACCAGGAGAATTATGGAGATGATCCCTCACCTGTTTCACCATGTGCCCATCCACGAAAAGGACCAGGCACTGCGCAG ATTAATATACAGCAAGCACAACTCTCCCATTGAGCATCCTGGCAGCAGCTCTTCTCTGGCTGGACTCCAGGATTACTCAGCAGCTGTCCCAAGTATCCCTCATGAGGTGGTCCAGCTGGACCCTGAAGAGGATGTTAAACCACCGCCAGACCTCCCCATCCTCTCATCACACACTGGGCCAGGGTTGGACGGAGGCCAGGAGCAAGAGGGGGAGCAGGACTTGGGCAGCGTCCACGATTACGAAGCGTCCCTGTCTCCCACCCCTTCCTCCGTTAACATCCCCCTCTCCACCTCGCCGCTGCCCTTACGGCATGACCTCTACCCCAACGACATCTACCCTCACCACGAGCCCGACAGGTTTCGCCCTCTGCAACTGGCCAAAGAGGAGCACGAGTTGGTGTTGGCCAATCACAGGAAGGTTGCCATGTAcctggaggaaaagagggaggggctAAAGAGGAAACAGGACCTGGAGGAGGAACTTCTGAAAGCCAAGATCAAAGTGGAGAAACTAAGAGCTGCTCGACTGAGACACGGACTGCCAATTCCTCTATAA
- the gem gene encoding GTP-binding protein GEM, with product MLSSVRRHSLRLQTEFHRWSICDPGSHLLPDSFLARVPACISRSKSCTSSAGESDGSRGSWSSADSFISSDSAGEPAEPGSPYRVVLLGASGVGKTAFASIFAGAADSMDSDDCELCGDEVCEKTIEVDGEPAAITLLDTWDAETDGEWAQECYMQTGDAYLLLYSVTDRASFLRASELRITLRRFRPAQHTPIILVGNKCDLVRRREVSVSDGRACAAVFDCKFIETSAAMQHNVWEAFRGIVRQLRLRRDSKEANKRRRHKSCNTRRESLPMKAKRFLDKVVAKNNPSVAFWLKSKSCHDLSVL from the exons ATGCTTTCCAGTGTGCGCCGGCACAGCCTCCGCCTGCAGACCGAGTTCCACCGGTGGAGCATCTGCGACCCCGGCAGTCACCTGCTCCCGGACAGCTTCCTGGCCCGGGTCCCCGCCTGCATCTCCCGCTCCAAATCCTGCACCAGCTCCGCCGGGGAGTCGGACGGGAGCCGCGGGAGCTGGTCGTCCGCAGACTCGTTCATCTCCTCCGACTCCGCCGGGGAGCCAGCGGAACCCGGGAGCCCGTACCGGGTGGTGCTGTTAGGGGCCAGCGGGGTCGGCAAGACAGCCTTCGCCAGCATCTTCGCCGGAGCAGCTGACAGCATGGACAGTGATGACTGCgagctgtgtggag ATGAAGTGTGTGAAAAGACAATTGAAGTGGATGGAGAGCCTGCGGCTATAACTCTGCTTGACACATGGGATGCAGAG aCTGACGGTGAATGGGCTCAGGAGTGCTACATGCAGACAGGTGATGCCTACCTGTTGCTGTACTCTGTAACTGACCGGGCCTCGTTCCTGCGAGCCTCGGAGCTCCGGATAACTCTGCGCCGCTTCCGTCCTGCCCAGCACACACCAATCATCCTGGTGGGGAACAAATGTGACCTGGTGCGACGCAGAGAGGTGTCAGTCAGTG ATGGCCGtgcctgtgctgctgtgtttgactGCAAGTTTATCGAAACCTCAGCCGCCATGCAGCACAACGTCTGGGAGGCTTTTCGTGGCATAGTGCGACAGCTGCGTCTGCGCCGAGACTCCAAGGAAGCCAACAAGCGCCGCAGGCACAAAAGCTGTAACACACGCCGAGAGAGCCTTCCTATGAAGGCCAAACGCTTCCTCGACAAGGTGGTGGCTAAGAACAATCCCAGTGTGGCATTCTGGCTAAAATCCAAGTCCTGCCATGATCTCTCTGTGCTGTAG